In Sulfitobacter sp. LCG007, the sequence TGGCGGTCGAAGTAGACCCCCGCGAAAGGATTGCTCATCTCGATGCCGCTTTCGCTGGCGGCAAAGGCAATGATCGTCCGAACGGTGCCCATGACACGAGTGACGCTGCTCCCGACCAGCCCTCGCTCGATCAGCGCATCCCGAAATGCGTTGGCATCCTGCCTTCTGTAGGAGCTGATCTCCCGGTCTCCACAAATCTCGATGAGATAGCCGCAGGAGCGCTCCGCGCCTCTGTGGAAGGTCTTGGGGCGGTTGGCACCCTTGAGCCGGAGATAGACAGCTACGGCTTCAGAGAGGTTCACAGAAACTGTGGAGGGCGAACCAACTCGCTCGAGAGGAAGGCCCGCTCTTGGTGCGTTCAGCCGTAGAAGGTGTTTTCCGGGGACATGCCGCTTTTGCAGGCGCATGTGGTACCAAAATTCATCAAGCTGGTCAGCGGCTTTCGCCGCCCTTGCTGCTGCGATCCTTTGCGATCTGGTACGCAGGGAATGCGCAATCTGCGGTGAATTGTAGTGCTCGCGGAGGTCGCTCGGGACCCTTTTGCGGAAGTAGTAGATCCCCTGCTTCACAAATGTATGGGCAGGTGTGTTGTGCAACGATCTGTGTGCCACTGGCTTCATCCTTCGACAAAGCTGAGGCAAAACAATCGCTTGGCTATTGTGATGGTGCCCGGGGGCGGAATCGAACCACCGACACGAGGATTTTCAATCCCAAATTGTGGATGGAAGATCAGGTGGTCACGGGCGAAATTTCTGTCAAACCCACCACGGAAAATCAGGCACTTAGCAGCCGATTGTCAAACCATTTGCGGGCCCGGAAAGAGGCTTTTGGCAGATGGTGCGGCGGCGTTTTCCGTTCTGTCAAGCGGAATGATCCATCGCCGTTAACACGTCGCCGCGCCTCTTTCCCGGGGGCCCGCGCATGAGCTGGAAGGTCGCCAATCTCTGCGCCGACCGTATCTTCGGCAGCGCCGCGCGCAAGCAGATCATCATGTTCCTGGCCGACAAGGCGAGCGACGACGGCTCGGGCATCTGGTGCTCCAAGGGGACGATACAGCGGCACACTGAGCTGGGCGAAAGCACCGTGAAGCGGACCATCACCGACTTCCTGCGCGAGGGCATCCTGATCGAGACCGGGCGGCGTCCCTGCAAGAACGGTTTCACCGTGATCTACCGGATCGTGTTGGACCGGGTCATGACCTTGGAAGGCTCCGCCGAACCCGACGAAGGAACGGGGTCCACAGTGGACCCCGTCCAGCGTGACCCCGGCAGGGGGTCCAGGGTGGACGGGGTACCGGGTCCACGGTGGACCCCAAACCACCATGAAACCATCCATAAACCACCTACGTGCAAGCGCGCGGAGGCGGCGGTGGATGAAAGATTTGAAAAGATCTGGTCGGCCTATCCGAAGGACCGGCAACGCGGAAAGGCTGCGTGCCTTTCGAAGATCGAGGAGGCCGTGCAGGAGGGCATCGACCCCGACGACCTGCTGCGCGCCGTGCAGGCCTACGCCACCGAAAGCGCCGGCTTCACCCGATCGAAGGTCTGCTTCTCCGACAACTGGTTCGCCGCCCGCCGGTGGCAGCGCTTCCTTGAGGCGATCACCGAGGAACGGCAAGCGCGGACGGCTTTGGCCGCCGATCACCACGCCCGGCTGGCGGCATGGGTCCGCGACCGCAGCCCGATGTGCAAGCACATCACCGCCCCGCAGGTGACGGCGCTGGTGGCGGCGGGGCTGGTGACCGATGGCCAACTGCGCGCGGCGGGGTTGGCGGGATGAGCGGCGCGTCCTCTGCAAAATGCGCCGCGCATCGCGTCCTGTGCATCGCGCGTTCTGGAGCGTGTGCCCTGTCTCGCGTCCTTTGCGCCGCGCCTTCCGCATCGCGCATCACGTCTTTTGCGCCGCGTCCGGTGCCCGGTGCTGTTCGCATCGCGTTTCCTGCATCGCGTCCCCTGCGCACCGTCCAACCGAGCAAACCAACCGAAACGGACTCCAAGCCCCTGACCCACCTCCGCTGACACTGGGAGGCGGGGGGCTTGGAGGAAGTTGGCAAGAAATAGGAACGTAAACTTCACATGCGCCACCATCGTAAACTGACCGACGACAAACGCCGCCAGATCATCGAGGCCCGCGCCAAGGGCACCCCTGCAGCCGCTCTGGCCCGCCGCTTCGGGGTCTCGACCAGGACGATCTACAACACGCTGAGCCGGGCCGAAGGCGAACGACCTGCTCTGACCAGAACAATCAGCACCCGCTTGAGCGCGCGCCAGCTGGCTGGGTTTCAGGCCGCGCTGGCACGCCGCGGCATCACCGACCAACCCGCCGCCCTGCGCCGCCTGATGTGGGCCGCCGACATCCTGTTGCGTCCGGCAGACCCGGTCGTGTGCGACCACCTGCAAGCCTGGGGTGCGCAAGTCGCGACCGAAGGCGCCGCGGTCAACCACATCGCCCGCAAGCTGAACGAGGCCAAAATGCGCGGCCGCCCGATCCCGTTCACCGATGACGACATGGCCACGATCCGCACCTTCGCCGGGGGCCTGATGGAATTCGCCCAGGCGTTCCGCATTTTGTGGGGGGCACAGTTGGCCGCGAAGACGCGAGAGGTCGACAAGGCGCTGGAGGGGTTGGGGGCGCAGTCAGAAGCATTCGCCGACGTCGGCCAACCCGATTTGTCTCGCAAGTAGATCAGAAAATTGATTTTTGTGTTACTTGAAGAACGAAACCGACTGAAGACATAGGATGGGGATTGCAACGGAGGGTTGGCTCATCTTATCTTTGGTATCACAAGTGAGGCAAAAACAAATTTTCTGACCGAGATGCAGGACAATGACTGCCAGCACCGACAAAGCAGCACGCACCAAGGGGAGCGCGGTTCACCCCTCGATCGCGCGCGGTATCGCGCGGCTTGGGCAGGACGTCTCCCGCGCG encodes:
- a CDS encoding DUF6538 domain-containing protein, whose protein sequence is MAHRSLHNTPAHTFVKQGIYYFRKRVPSDLREHYNSPQIAHSLRTRSQRIAAARAAKAADQLDEFWYHMRLQKRHVPGKHLLRLNAPRAGLPLERVGSPSTVSVNLSEAVAVYLRLKGANRPKTFHRGAERSCGYLIEICGDREISSYRRQDANAFRDALIERGLVGSSVTRVMGTVRTIIAFAASESGIEMSNPFAGVYFDRQAGMKDRMPIPLESIREVQA
- a CDS encoding helix-turn-helix domain-containing protein — protein: MRHHRKLTDDKRRQIIEARAKGTPAAALARRFGVSTRTIYNTLSRAEGERPALTRTISTRLSARQLAGFQAALARRGITDQPAALRRLMWAADILLRPADPVVCDHLQAWGAQVATEGAAVNHIARKLNEAKMRGRPIPFTDDDMATIRTFAGGLMEFAQAFRILWGAQLAAKTREVDKALEGLGAQSEAFADVGQPDLSRK